The following DNA comes from Halorhabdus tiamatea SARL4B.
AACGAGAGCCGTCAGCCTCAGATATAATTCACACTGTTAGATCGTGGAAATAAGGTCCGGGTGCGAGAATTGAACCCGCCTCTCAGCCTCCACAAGGCTGAAGGATAACCACTACCCCAACCCGGACACGCTGAGAGCAGTTTCATCTATCTCGCTGTCGTTCAAATACGTTACGACTCATTCGGGCGCTGTCACGCTGTCCCGACGTTCAGCCACTCCCGAGTGTGTAGACACGGAGACGCGAACCAGCCCGTGCCGAGACAAGCCCCGAGAGTCGGGTTCGATTCTCGCACCCGGACCTCGCGAGATCGTGAATTCCTGAGCGATCTCGATTTCTGCGAGCGGGGAGCGAAGTGACCCGCGAGCAGTCTGGGGCGAACAAACCACGAGCCGCAGAAATCCGCAGAGAATCGAATCCTGGCAGTCGCGCGCAACGCAATGAAGACGTCTCTATCCGGTTCGATTTCGAACCCAGCTGTTGGGAGATCGTACGTTTGTATTAGAATTCAGTAAATTTTTATACAGGGCAGAAAATTCATAGTTTGAAATGTCATTTCGGAAGGGTAGAGCGGTGGTGTGTCGGGCCGTCTCGCCGGTGATCGGCGTCATTTTGATGGTCGCTATTACCGTGATTCTAGCGGCCGTTATCGGCACGTTCGTGATGAACATGGGTCCATCGGAGTCCGGGCCCGACAACGCACGGCTGGAATTCGAAAACTCTACGGGGTGGCTCAGCATCGTCCACGACGGTGGAGAGGCCCTGTCCCTGTCGGAGTATAGAGTCGAAGTCGAGATGAGTACAGGAGGACTACACCAGGCAGGGATGGACGAACACTACAGCGGTAGCGAGATGACTGCCGGCGATCAATGGAACATTGATTATACGAGCAGCGTCTCTCCCCCAGACAAACACCTTGGTAGAACCGTCAATGTAGGCTCGATCAAGGAAGTTCGAATCATCTGGGAGTCGCCCAGTACCACCCAAACCCAGCTAGTCGACACCTGGTCACCGTAAGGAGTCCTGAGCAGCGATTCTCGGCGACCTGCCTCCGAGACGCTTTTGACCGATCACCACCACAGTTCGTCTATCGTGGCGATCACGGACAAGATCTACATCAAGAACCACCGCCAGCTCGTCTCCCAGCTGGAGACATCGTTCCCGAAGAGTGCCTTCGCCGGCGCGACGCTGGACGTTCTCTTTCACGGCGAGAACCTGGGCAAGCTCGACGACGCGACCCGGGACCGCGTGCTGGATTTCGCCGAGGACTTCATGGACTGTGACTGCCAGTCGGCCCCCCACTGTGGTCACCCAGAGGAGAAGTTCGTCCGCTACCTCCTGGAGTTGCGCGCCGACGGCCTCGGCCCGGACGCCATCGTCGACGTGATGGGCGACGACTACATGCTGTATGCCTATCCCGGCGACGTCCTCTCGTTTCTCGACGGCGCGGTCCGGACGCTGGAAGCCGTCGAATCACTGGCGGACGTCGAGGGAGAGACGGACGCGGCCAGGCAGGCTCAAAGCAGGCGCGAGCAGTTGCTGTAGCGGAGAAATTTAGACTGGCTCGTCGAACTCGCCGATCCGGTAGGCGGATTCCTCCTCCTCGTCGTCGCCGTCCAGATCCTCGAGCAGGACGATGTCCTCGCCGCCGTTGACCTCCTCCCGAAGCTTCGTCACGTAGCGTTTGTACTCCTCGAGTTGCTCCCGGAGGTGATCGGATTCGAGTTCGAGGCGCTCGTGCTCGCGGATGAACGACTTGGGGACCTCGACCTTGGGCGGGAAGCTCTCGTCGTCGCTCTCGGCCCCGCCGTTGAGTTTGTGCTCCGGGATGACTTCGACTTTCCCGCTGTGATCGACGAGCATGTCGACGTAATCCCGGAAGACCGCCGACAGCGAGATGTCTCGCTCCTCGGCGATCTCCCGGAGGGTCTCGAACTTCTCCTCGCTGACCCGAAAGGAGATGGTCTTGTTCTTGTTGCTCATTGTTGGCGGGAAATCGTCGGCCCACCTACTTAATTATTTGTCAGACGGTGGGAGCAAGTCAGAGGGGCTCAGACCTCGGGTTCGGCCGTCTCCTCCTCTAAGCTCTCTAAGGCCTCGACGACGAGCCGTCGGTAGTTCTCGACCGCCGGTTCGTACTCGTCGTGGGCCATCTGGACGTACTCGTCGGCCGCGTAGTCGTCCTGGGTCGGGTCAGCCTCCGCATAATTCTGGACGCGCTCGAGCGTCCGCTCGGCCGTCTCGACCACCCAGCGATTCCGGGTCGTCTCGTCGACCGGCGTGATCGACTCCGGCCGGATCGAGACGTTGACCTCGCCGTCGTCGGTCTCGTAGGTCCGTGGCTTGCCGACGATGGAGACGTACGCCGGCGGTTCGAGTTCCCGCAGCATCGAGGCGGCGTCGGGCT
Coding sequences within:
- a CDS encoding type IV pilin; protein product: MSFRKGRAVVCRAVSPVIGVILMVAITVILAAVIGTFVMNMGPSESGPDNARLEFENSTGWLSIVHDGGEALSLSEYRVEVEMSTGGLHQAGMDEHYSGSEMTAGDQWNIDYTSSVSPPDKHLGRTVNVGSIKEVRIIWESPSTTQTQLVDTWSP
- a CDS encoding DUF5814 domain-containing protein; this encodes MAITDKIYIKNHRQLVSQLETSFPKSAFAGATLDVLFHGENLGKLDDATRDRVLDFAEDFMDCDCQSAPHCGHPEEKFVRYLLELRADGLGPDAIVDVMGDDYMLYAYPGDVLSFLDGAVRTLEAVESLADVEGETDAARQAQSRREQLL
- a CDS encoding ribbon-helix-helix protein, CopG family: MSNKNKTISFRVSEEKFETLREIAEERDISLSAVFRDYVDMLVDHSGKVEVIPEHKLNGGAESDDESFPPKVEVPKSFIREHERLELESDHLREQLEEYKRYVTKLREEVNGGEDIVLLEDLDGDDEEEESAYRIGEFDEPV
- a CDS encoding RPA family protein; translation: MAATPTREVAHRVFAGEFNDATYTFKESDDDRAPVYVLLPTGERANRVFVVGTLTETEDVGEDSEYWQGRIVDPNGDTYFAYAGQYQPDAASMLRELEPPAYVSIVGKPRTYETDDGEVNVSIRPESITPVDETTRNRWVVETAERTLERVQNYAEADPTQDDYAADEYVQMAHDEYEPAVENYRRLVVEALESLEEETAEPEV